In Gossypium arboreum isolate Shixiya-1 chromosome 5, ASM2569848v2, whole genome shotgun sequence, a single genomic region encodes these proteins:
- the LOC108472755 gene encoding indole-3-pyruvate monooxygenase YUCCA6-like, protein MDCLREIQGKQAHDPIFIEKMNTSASWRCICVPGPLIVGAGPSGLATAACLKEKGVPSVVLERSNCIASLWQLKTYDRLRLHLPKQFCELPLMGFPTDFPTYPTKQQFVDYLEAYAREFDIKPRFNETVSQAEYDATLGFWRVKSVGVNGKGTEYVCRWLVVATGENAEAVMPEMEGMGEFGGDIWHTSSYKSGEEFRGKRVLVVGCGNSGMEVCLDLCNHNARPSLVVRDTVHVLPREMLGRSTFGLSMWLLKWLPIRFVDRLLLIVSWLMLGDTARIGLDRPRLGPLELKNLSGKTPVLDVGTLANIKSGDIKVCPSIKRLKRYAVEFVNGRTENFDAIILATGYKSNVPSWLKEREMFSEKDGYPRRPFPNGWKGESGLYAVGFTKRGLLGTSMDARRIAEDIERCWKHEAKHRMAFTRSLLQQPSSDSSS, encoded by the exons ATGGATTGCTTGAGAGAAATACAAGGAAAACAAGCACACGATCCCATATTCATAGAGAAGATGAATACGTCGGCGTCGTGGCGTTGCATATGTGTTCCAGGGCCACTTATCGTTGGTGCAGGGCCTTCGGGTCTAGCCACAGCAGCTTGCTTAAAAGAGAAAGGGGTGCCAAGTGTAGTCCTAGAGAGATCCAACTGCATAGCATCTTTGTGGCAACTCAAAACCTACGATCGTCTACGCCTTCACTTGCCTAAACAGTTCTGCGAACTTCCTCTGATGGGGTTCCCTACTGATTTCCCAACTTACCCTACTAAGCAACAATTCGTGGACTACTTGGAAGCATACGCAAGGGAGTTCGATATTAAACCACGGTTCAATGAGACGGTTTCCCAAGCCGAGTACGACGCCACGCTGGGGTTTTGGCGGGTGAAAAGCGTTGGAGTAAATGGGAAAGGGACGGAATACGTGTGCCGGTGGTTGGTGGTGGCGACGGGAGAGAATGCGGAGGCGGTGATGCCGGAGATGGAAGGAATGGGAGAGTTTGGTGGGGACATATGGCATACAAGTTCGTATAAAAGTGGAGAAGAGTTCAGAGGAAAAAGGGTTTTAGTGGTGGGGTGTGGGAATTCAGGAATGGAGGTGTGTTTGGATCTTTGCAATCATAATGCTAGGCCTTCACTTGTGGTCAGAGATACA GTGCACGTCCTTCCACGAGAGATGCTGGGGCGATCAACTTTCGGGTTGTCCATGTGGTTGCTCAAGTGGCTACCCATTCGGTTCGTCGATCGCTTATTGCTGATTGTATCGTGGTTGATGCTGGGTGACACCGCTCGCATCGGATTGGACCGGCCACGATTGGGTCCCTTGGAACTCAAGAATCTGTCTGGAAAGACCCCCGTCTTAGATGTTGGCACGCTTGCCAATATCAAAAGTGGAGACATTAAG GTATGTCCAAGCATTAAACGCCTAAAACGATATGCCGTGGAGTTTGTTAATGGCAGAACTGAGAACTTTGATGCAATCATCTTAGCAACTGGTTATAAAAGCAATGTACCCTCTTGGCTAAAG GAAAGAGAGATGTTCTCAGAGAAAGATGGGTACCCTCGAAGGCCATTCCCTAATGGGTGGAAAGGTGAAAGTGGGCTATACGCCGTGGGGTTCACAAAACGTGGGTTACTTGGTACATCAATGGATGCTAGGAGGATTGCAGAAGACATTGAACGGTGTTGGAAACATGAAGCAAAACACCGTATGGCCTTCACTCGTTCACTTTTGCAGCAACCTTCCTCAGATTCATCATCATAA